The Brasilonema sennae CENA114 genome includes a region encoding these proteins:
- a CDS encoding PrsW family intramembrane metalloprotease, translating to MLRSYMELLCAVIPPLLLLLYYYYRIPSAPSLMRLLFFFVLGAISGILALALEGVFETVANNVVDWERMQRVFPGVVVRQLIEVGPVEETCKLVAVIVPTYLFQPRYRFRPTSVFLFTIAVALGFTAQENWIYLSHDTAPIFERIISTPIHAMFSAPWGYVLAICISENISLYGYRQFLPAAWLNAVICHGLVNVLSMSDRYPIPLNLLNYGLFPFLLWMFWRLQQLLRRVQGELPIMLISGYTPKQRFQQRIKVLLALLLAGNALFGLFLLVKSLSLLNISQLFDRDVVSFILSRLLLNAGFGLVAWVIYTSLRRSARE from the coding sequence ATGCTACGTTCCTACATGGAATTGTTGTGCGCAGTCATACCACCGCTACTACTTCTGCTTTACTACTATTACCGCATCCCTTCTGCCCCTTCTTTGATGCGGCTGCTGTTTTTCTTTGTGTTAGGAGCAATATCTGGTATTCTTGCTCTGGCGTTGGAAGGGGTTTTTGAAACAGTCGCCAACAATGTTGTTGACTGGGAAAGAATGCAGCGTGTTTTCCCAGGTGTTGTTGTGCGACAACTTATAGAAGTCGGTCCTGTAGAAGAAACCTGTAAGCTGGTAGCGGTGATTGTCCCAACTTACCTTTTCCAACCTCGATACCGATTTCGCCCCACTTCTGTTTTTCTATTTACCATAGCGGTTGCCCTTGGATTCACTGCCCAAGAGAATTGGATTTACCTTTCTCACGACACGGCACCAATTTTTGAGCGAATTATCAGCACACCAATTCATGCCATGTTTTCTGCCCCTTGGGGGTATGTCCTGGCAATATGTATTAGCGAAAACATTTCTTTGTATGGATATCGGCAGTTTTTGCCTGCTGCTTGGCTCAATGCTGTGATTTGTCATGGTTTAGTAAATGTTCTATCTATGAGCGATCGCTATCCAATACCACTAAATTTGCTCAATTATGGCTTGTTCCCGTTTCTGTTGTGGATGTTTTGGCGACTACAGCAGTTACTGCGAAGGGTGCAAGGCGAACTTCCAATCATGCTGATCTCTGGATACACACCTAAACAGCGCTTCCAACAACGTATCAAAGTGCTGTTAGCTTTGTTGCTGGCTGGAAATGCTCTTTTTGGGCTATTTCTTTTAGTCAAAAGTCTGAGCTTGTTGAATATATCTCAGCTTTTTGACCGTGATGTTGTGTCATTTATACTTAGCCGCTTATTGCTAAATGCTGGTTTTGGACTTGTAGCATGGGTGATTTATACCTCTTTGCGACGTTCAGCACGTGAGTAA